One Malus sylvestris chromosome 14, drMalSylv7.2, whole genome shotgun sequence DNA segment encodes these proteins:
- the LOC126599471 gene encoding uncharacterized protein LOC126599471 has product MDNENFLNATQEPKGRRRKWEAFEEEVLLGVLEDFVARKQRCDTGAFKQGTLVEIAKAVNVLCPHSNIKANPHIESKLKKWKKTYSMVVDMINTSGFAWNDVKKCVEVDSDDAWQTYVQRNKEADGWRSKPFPLFDRFAYIFGKDRATGNVAETPAQMVEEQSHDHVGESDIGGDNFVSSMNQQSQQSTPSENSQRKRKRVVGSSSDGTEAIISGLKDFYVESGKRMQMVTEALVQGTADHTDIANELEAMGLSPMDQIDALSLILDKPKNVGVFRAIKPELKKVFVQRLLSDNASG; this is encoded by the exons atggataacgaaaattttttgaatgctactcaagagccaaaaggaagaaggcgtaaatgggaagcatttgaggaagaagtattactaggagttcttgaggattttgttgctcggaagcaacggtgtgacaccggtgctttcaaacaaggtactttggttgaaatagcaaaagctgtcaatgttttatgtcctcattcaaatataaaggcaaatccacatattgagtccaagttgaagaaatggaaaaaaacatatagtatggtcgttgacatgataaacacaagtggatttgcatggaatgatgtcaaaaagtgcgttgaagttgacagtgatgacgcatggcaaacttatgtgcag agaaataaagaagccgatggatggagaagcaaaccttttccactgtttgatagatttgcatatatatttggaaaagatcgggctacgggtaatgtagccgaaacccctgctcaaatggtggaggaacaaagtcatgatcatgttggtgaaagtgatattggaggtgataattttgtttcttcaatgaaccaacaaagccaacaaagcaccccatctgaaaatagccaaagaaagaggaaaagagttgtgggaagttcaagtgatggaaccgaggcaattatcagtggactgaaagatttttatgttgaaagtgggaagaggatgcaaatggtaactgaagctttagttcaaggtactgcagatcatactgacatagctaatgaacttgaagcaatgggtctctctcctatggatcaaattgatgcattgtctcttattttggataaaccaaaaaatgtgggagtgttcagggcaatcaaaccggaactcaagaaagtgttcgtccaaaggcttttaagcgacaacgcaagtggatga
- the LOC126599017 gene encoding cystathionine beta-lyase, chloroplastic-like, protein MEVEMVIFVFLVQIACWLLDFSPMAKISCFGGSAEKDIRREPSATENGAYDYTRSGNPTWFFILCTVFIVSFLFISIFSLSAKLDKADRAFCFTSGMAALAAVAHLVGTGEEIVAGYDIYGGSDWLLSQVIPKTGVVVKRVNTSDLGEVASAIGPSTKLVWLESPTNPRQIISDIRKIAEMAHAHGAIVLVDNSIMSPVLSQPLDLGANIVMHSATKFIAGHSDVMAGVLAVKGEQLGKQLYFLQNAEGSGVAPFNCWICLRGIKTMALRVQKQQDNAKKIAEFLTSHPQVTQVNYAGLSGHPGRALHYSQAKGAGSVMSFLTGSLALSKHIVKTTKYFGVTVSFESVKSLISLPCFMSHASIPSAVREGRGLSEDLIRISAGIEDADDMIADLDHALKTGPL, encoded by the exons ATGGAGGTTGAGATGGTGATTTTCGTGTTCCTGGTGCAGATTGCTTGCTGGCTTCTCGATTTTTCACCAATGGCAAAGATTAGTTGCTTTGGAGGATCCGCAGAGAAGGATATCCGAAGGGAG CCTTCAGCAACAGAAAATGGTGCTTATGATTATACTAGAAGCGGAAATCCCACATGGTTCTTCATTCTCTGCACAGTATTTATTGTAAGCTTTTTATTCATTTCTATTTTCAGCCTTTCAGCAAAGCTTGATAAAGCAGATCGAGCATTTTGTTTCACCAGTGGAATGGCTGCTTTGGCTGCTGTTGCTCATCTTGTAGGAACAG GTGAGGAGATTGTTGCTGGATATGACATTTATGGAGGTTCCGATTGGTTACTATCACAAGTAATTCCAAAGACTGGAGTTGTGGTGAA ACGAGTGAACACAAGTGATTTAGGTGAGGTTGCATCTGCTATTGGCCCCTCGACGAAGCTTGTGTGGCTGGAGAGTCCTACCAATCCTCGACAAATCATTTCTGATATTCGT AAAATAGCAGAGATGGCTCATGCACATGGTGCTATTGTGTTAGTGGATAACAGTATAATGTCTCCTGTATTGTCACAGCCACTGGATCTAGGAGCAA ACATTGTTATGCACTCGGCCACAAAGTTTATTGCTGGACACAGTGATGTCATGGCAGGTGTTTTAGCTGTTAAAGGCG AACAGCTTGGCAAACAGTTATATTTCCTACAAAATGCAGAAGGCTCTGGGGTAGCTCCATTTAACTGTTGGATTTGTTTACGAGGAATTAAGACAATGGCATTGCGTGTTCAGAAGCAACAG GATAATGCTAAAAAAATTGCCGAGTTCCTCACGTCCCATCCACAAGTGACACAAGTTAATTATGCTGGGCTTTCTGGCCATCCTGGACGTGCCTTGCATTATTCTCAG GCAAAAGGTGCAGGATCTGTAATGAGTTTTCTAACCGGTTCACTGGCGCTATCAAAGCATATTGTCAAGACTACCAAATACTTCGGTGTAACTGTCAGTTTTG AGAGTGTGAAGTCCCTTATAAGCCTGCCCTGCTTCATGTCTCATGCAAGCATACCATCTGCAGTGCGTGAGGGCAGAGGTCTATCAGAGGATCTTATTCGTATTTCTGCGGGGATAGAGGACGCAGATGATATGATTGCTGATTTGGACCATGCGCTTAAAACCGGCCCTCTGTAG